From one Papio anubis isolate 15944 chromosome 12, Panubis1.0, whole genome shotgun sequence genomic stretch:
- the FGF4 gene encoding fibroblast growth factor 4: MSGPGTAAAALLPAVLLALLAPWAGRGGAAAPTAPNGTLEAELERRWESLVARSLARLPVAAQPKEAAVQSGAGDYLLGIKRLRRLYCNVGIGFHLQALPDGRIGGAHADTRDSLLELSPVERGVVSIFGVASRFFVAMSSKGKLYGSPFFTDECKFKEILLPNNYNAYESYKYPGMFIALSKNGKTKKGNRVSPTMKVTHFLPRL; this comes from the exons ATGTCGGGGCCCGGGACGGCCGCGGCGGCGCTGCTCCCGGCGGTCCTGCTGGCCTTGCTAGCGCCCTGGGCCGGCCGAGGGGGCGCCGCCGCACCCACCGCACCCAACGGCACGCTGGAGGCCGAGCTGGAGCGCCGCTGGGAGAGCCTGGTGGCGCGCTCGTTGGCGCGCCTGCCGGTGGCAGCGCAGCCCAAGGAGGCGGCCGTCCAGAGCGGCGCCGGCGACTACCTGCTGGGCATCAAGCGGCTGCGGCGGCTCTACTGCAACGTGGGCATCGGCTTCCACCTTCAGGCGCTCCCCGACGGCCGCATCGGCGGCGCGCACGCTGACACCCGCGACA GCCTGCTGGAGCTCTCGCCGGTGGAGCGGGGCGTGGTGAGCATCTTCGGCGTGGCCAGCCGGTTCTTCGTGGCCATGAGCAGCAAGGGCAAGCTCTATGGCTCG CCCTTCTTCACTGATGAGTGCAAGTTCAAGGAGATTCTCCTCCCCAACAACTATAATGCCTACGAGTCCTACAAATACCCGGGCATGTTCATCGCCCTGAGCAAGAATGGGAAGACCAAGAAGGGGAATCGAGTGTCGCCCACCATGAAGGTCACCCACTTCCTCCCCAGGCTGTGA